The following proteins are encoded in a genomic region of Microbacterium sp. NC79:
- a CDS encoding biotin/lipoate A/B protein ligase family protein, whose translation MHGEYKVPGGKLVVVDFDVIDGVITNFHLAGDFFLEPDSALLDINAAVNGLDEKTDASGIAATVRAALPEGAQLLGFTPEAVGTAVRRALVTAPGWKDYSWEIVHDEAVSPRMNLALDEVLTGRVGDGRRQPTLRIWEWNESAVVIGSFQSLRNEVDAEGAARHGFDVVRRISGGGAMMMGAGQIITYSLYVPAELVSGMTFADSYAFLDDWVLQGLRALGIDATYQPLNDIASSKGKIGGAAQKRLANGGVLHHATLSYDMDGQMMTEVLRIGREKLSDKGTTSAAKRVDPLRSQTGMSRDDIITALISTFQSLTGATIGQISADEYADAEALVESKFSTEAWLKRVP comes from the coding sequence ATGCACGGAGAATATAAAGTTCCAGGCGGAAAACTCGTCGTTGTTGACTTCGATGTGATCGATGGCGTCATCACCAACTTTCACCTTGCCGGTGACTTTTTTCTCGAGCCCGACTCCGCGCTGCTCGACATTAACGCCGCCGTAAACGGGCTCGATGAGAAGACGGATGCTTCCGGCATTGCCGCCACGGTGCGCGCAGCGCTCCCCGAGGGCGCTCAGCTGTTGGGATTCACGCCAGAGGCGGTCGGAACCGCGGTGCGGCGTGCGCTGGTTACGGCACCCGGGTGGAAGGACTACAGCTGGGAGATCGTGCACGACGAGGCCGTTTCGCCGCGCATGAACCTGGCCCTCGATGAGGTTCTCACCGGTCGTGTCGGAGATGGCCGACGCCAGCCCACCCTGCGCATTTGGGAGTGGAACGAATCAGCCGTCGTGATCGGCTCGTTCCAGTCGCTTCGCAATGAGGTCGATGCTGAAGGGGCAGCGCGCCACGGGTTTGACGTCGTCCGCCGTATTTCGGGCGGTGGCGCGATGATGATGGGTGCAGGCCAGATCATCACATACTCGCTGTATGTGCCTGCCGAGCTGGTGTCGGGTATGACCTTTGCCGACTCCTACGCGTTCCTTGATGACTGGGTGCTGCAAGGTCTGCGCGCGCTCGGCATCGATGCGACGTACCAGCCGCTCAACGACATCGCCAGCTCGAAGGGCAAGATCGGCGGCGCTGCGCAGAAACGCCTCGCCAACGGTGGCGTGTTGCACCATGCCACGCTGAGCTACGACATGGATGGTCAGATGATGACCGAGGTACTCCGTATCGGCCGCGAAAAGCTGTCAGATAAGGGAACCACGTCAGCGGCAAAGCGCGTCGACCCGCTTCGCTCGCAGACCGGGATGAGCCGTGACGACATCATTACCGCGTTGATTTCGACGTTCCAGTCACTCACCGGTGCGACGATCGGCCAGATCAGCGCAGACGAGTACGCCGACGCTGAGGCTCTCGTCGAGTCAAAGTTCTCCACCGAGGCCTGGCTCAAGCGCGTTCCGTAA
- the pgm gene encoding phosphoglucomutase (alpha-D-glucose-1,6-bisphosphate-dependent), producing the protein MTRAGQPAQSSDLIDVDALIAAYYDIAPDPTVASQRVSFGTSGHRGSAFNGSFNEVHILATTQAIVDYRASQGITGPLFIGRDTHALSLPAERTAVEVLVGNGIAVLQDSRESYVPTPALSHAILTHNAGKAADDPTRADGIVVTPSHNPPADGGFKYNPPHGGPADTDATGWIADRANALIEAGLADVKRVRTADFATGATGSYDFRDAYVRDLGTIIDVDAIRGAGVRVGADPLGGASVDYWSYIAEVHNIDITVVNPDVDPTWAFMTLDWDEKIRMDPSSPSAMAALVARRDEFDVLTGNDADADRHGIVTPDAGLMNPNHYLAVAIQYLYTHRPNWRHDAAIGKTLVSSMIIDKVAESLGRRLWEVPVGFKWFVPGLLDGSVAFGGEESAGASFLRADGSVWTTDKDGILLCLLAAEIIAVTEKTPSQLYAELEDRFGASAYQRVDAAATPAQKKVLGQLSPDAVSAVELAGEPITAKLSHAPGNSAAIGGLKVQTANAWFAARPSGTEDVYKLYAESLRGPAHLAEVQEQARAVVAAALNGA; encoded by the coding sequence ATGACGCGCGCAGGACAGCCGGCACAATCTTCCGATCTCATTGACGTAGACGCCTTAATTGCGGCCTACTACGACATCGCTCCCGACCCCACTGTTGCTTCGCAACGCGTGTCATTCGGAACCAGCGGTCACCGTGGTTCCGCATTTAACGGCTCCTTCAACGAGGTGCACATCCTGGCGACGACGCAGGCGATCGTCGATTACCGGGCGTCGCAGGGCATCACCGGCCCGCTGTTCATCGGCCGCGACACGCACGCGCTGAGCTTGCCAGCCGAGCGCACCGCCGTTGAGGTACTGGTGGGCAACGGAATCGCCGTGTTGCAGGATTCTCGCGAGTCCTATGTTCCGACACCAGCGCTTAGCCATGCGATCCTCACCCACAATGCGGGCAAGGCAGCCGATGATCCCACCCGCGCCGATGGCATCGTGGTGACCCCCTCGCACAACCCGCCTGCTGACGGCGGTTTCAAGTACAACCCGCCGCATGGTGGCCCCGCTGACACCGACGCCACCGGCTGGATCGCTGACCGTGCGAACGCGCTCATCGAAGCGGGTCTTGCCGATGTGAAGCGCGTGCGCACCGCCGATTTTGCCACGGGGGCCACCGGTTCCTACGACTTCCGCGATGCGTACGTGCGTGACCTCGGGACGATCATCGACGTCGACGCGATCCGCGGCGCTGGCGTGCGCGTTGGCGCTGACCCGCTGGGCGGCGCGAGCGTCGACTACTGGTCGTACATCGCCGAGGTGCACAACATCGATATCACGGTCGTTAACCCGGATGTGGACCCGACGTGGGCATTCATGACCCTCGACTGGGACGAGAAGATCCGCATGGATCCGTCTTCGCCTTCTGCGATGGCAGCCCTCGTCGCCCGCCGCGACGAGTTTGACGTACTAACCGGCAACGACGCCGATGCTGATCGCCACGGCATTGTCACGCCGGACGCGGGCCTGATGAACCCGAACCACTACCTCGCCGTCGCAATTCAATACCTCTATACGCACCGCCCGAACTGGCGTCATGATGCGGCGATCGGTAAGACCCTGGTGTCAAGCATGATCATTGACAAGGTGGCAGAATCACTGGGGCGACGCCTGTGGGAGGTGCCGGTCGGATTCAAGTGGTTCGTTCCTGGACTGCTTGATGGTTCCGTTGCCTTCGGCGGTGAAGAATCTGCCGGTGCGTCGTTCTTGCGCGCCGATGGTTCTGTCTGGACGACCGATAAAGACGGCATTTTGCTGTGTCTGCTCGCCGCCGAGATCATCGCGGTGACGGAAAAGACGCCGTCGCAGCTGTATGCCGAGCTGGAGGATCGCTTCGGTGCGAGTGCGTACCAGCGCGTCGATGCGGCAGCCACGCCTGCGCAGAAGAAGGTGCTCGGACAGCTGTCCCCCGACGCCGTGTCAGCTGTCGAGCTTGCCGGCGAGCCCATCACCGCGAAACTGTCGCACGCACCAGGCAACAGTGCCGCTATTGGTGGGCTCAAGGTACAGACCGCGAACGCATGGTTTGCCGCACGCCCATCGGGCACGGAAGACGTTTACAAGCTGTACGCTGAGTCGCTTCGCGGCCCGGCACACCTCGCCGAAGTACAGGAGCAAGCCCGCGCGGTTGTCGCCGCCGCCCTCAACGGCGCGTAG
- the pheA gene encoding prephenate dehydratase has protein sequence MSAEFEPGRRTYSYLGPAGTFTEAALQQVPEAKGQNWRPVHNAGEAFADVIEGRSDAAMIAIENSIEGGVSTTQDALATLPNLRIIGEYLVPVNFVLVAAPGTKLEDVTTIAAHPVAYAQCHRWLGEHLPQHQHVPAASNVAGPIGVLDGSLPAQAAIAPPGITEHYDLEVLATDIGDNTNAVTRFVLVTRTTTPASPTGADKTSIIAELPDDRPGALLALLEQFSARGINLSLIESRPVGDALGRYRFVIDADGHINDARMAEALMGLRRFSPRVVFLGSYPRADRVIVQHEDEFSDDVFIEAREWLDALMRGKPVE, from the coding sequence ATGTCTGCTGAGTTTGAGCCCGGTCGTCGCACGTACAGCTACCTGGGCCCCGCCGGAACCTTTACCGAGGCGGCACTGCAGCAGGTTCCGGAGGCAAAAGGACAAAATTGGCGCCCCGTTCACAACGCGGGTGAAGCCTTCGCCGACGTGATTGAGGGGCGTAGCGACGCCGCGATGATCGCGATTGAGAACTCGATCGAGGGTGGCGTCTCCACGACGCAAGATGCCCTCGCCACACTGCCGAACCTCCGCATCATTGGCGAGTACCTGGTTCCGGTCAACTTTGTTCTGGTCGCCGCCCCCGGCACCAAGCTGGAAGACGTCACCACAATCGCGGCGCACCCGGTGGCATACGCACAGTGCCACCGTTGGCTTGGCGAGCACCTGCCACAGCACCAACACGTGCCCGCCGCAAGCAATGTGGCCGGTCCGATTGGTGTTCTTGATGGCAGCCTGCCGGCACAAGCGGCAATTGCCCCTCCCGGAATCACCGAACACTATGACCTTGAGGTGCTCGCCACCGACATTGGCGACAACACGAATGCGGTCACCCGCTTCGTGCTCGTGACGCGAACCACAACGCCCGCATCGCCGACCGGCGCTGACAAGACCTCGATCATTGCGGAGCTTCCTGACGACCGCCCTGGCGCCCTGCTTGCGCTGCTCGAACAGTTCTCGGCACGCGGAATCAACCTCAGCCTGATCGAATCGCGCCCGGTGGGCGACGCACTTGGCCGCTACCGATTTGTCATCGACGCTGACGGTCACATTAATGACGCGCGCATGGCTGAAGCGCTGATGGGTCTTCGTCGTTTCAGCCCCCGGGTGGTCTTCCTTGGCTCCTATCCGCGCGCTGACCGCGTCATCGTCCAGCACGAAGACGAGTTCTCCGACGACGTCTTCATCGAGGCGCGGGAGTGGTTGGACGCCCTTATGCGCGGTAAGCCGGTCGAGTAG
- a CDS encoding helix-turn-helix transcriptional regulator: MEQPDEAVRDDAMKPLSVTQQENERDVHARRYIATIIGFLDAGDVAGAEHALRTIAFSELLTNANELHAAFRQLSLAVPIGTLATPERPALLLAIAFARREATGHLDALVPLLVAAAAGLRKQSAIAPEERARDLSLAALCLHLAQQTRECIEVTRRAADLVRGFTFTQDDGAAAVVGVAATDLAISFFLNDRVAEAASMWQWVREHTVDPRVPRLMQADWGTSVVGVLIGDRSLVSPLAASTLEMPLTPEEVVATPRDPWWLMVATARAWTAIDRGDIAVALTLTQRMVSASPTPMIPGPLGLVHCAALIFNDRASSALVFVDEQLTLLSAHGAANTAPRLAAIGIVAASIAGDRALQTRFADMISEYPGPRNLALAMAAMVTSDERATVSEPSQYSEDVFGPRWRALYWTIFAAIHAHHGNRAMAMEGLRNLLPLIERHHLGAWLRLIPQPALDTLHVTVAASDLSFIADLLPARATITVVPYIEFTAREEEILRYIGQGFTNAQIAAELYISPNTVKFHVAKLLKRLGVSSRDEAATLGAALLRRRVGRIGKSGFTTPKY; this comes from the coding sequence GTGGAACAACCTGATGAGGCCGTCCGCGATGACGCGATGAAGCCCCTCTCCGTTACGCAGCAGGAGAATGAACGCGACGTTCATGCCAGGCGGTACATCGCCACGATCATTGGTTTTCTCGACGCCGGTGACGTCGCTGGTGCTGAGCACGCGCTGCGCACCATCGCCTTTTCTGAGCTCCTCACCAACGCAAACGAACTTCACGCCGCGTTTCGGCAATTGTCGCTCGCGGTGCCCATCGGCACCCTCGCAACGCCAGAACGTCCAGCGCTCCTGTTAGCGATTGCCTTTGCGCGTCGTGAGGCCACCGGCCATCTGGACGCCCTGGTTCCGCTTCTCGTGGCAGCAGCCGCTGGGCTCCGCAAGCAGAGCGCGATCGCCCCGGAGGAGCGCGCCCGTGACCTTTCGCTCGCGGCGCTTTGCCTCCACCTCGCCCAGCAGACGCGCGAATGTATCGAGGTCACACGCCGCGCGGCCGACCTGGTGCGCGGGTTTACCTTCACACAGGATGACGGCGCGGCTGCCGTTGTCGGCGTTGCCGCAACTGACCTCGCGATTTCGTTCTTCCTCAACGACCGCGTCGCTGAGGCCGCATCGATGTGGCAGTGGGTGCGCGAGCACACGGTTGACCCCCGCGTGCCGAGGCTCATGCAAGCCGACTGGGGCACCTCCGTCGTGGGCGTGCTCATCGGCGACCGGTCGCTGGTATCGCCGCTGGCCGCGTCCACACTGGAGATGCCGCTCACGCCTGAGGAGGTCGTTGCTACTCCTCGCGATCCGTGGTGGCTCATGGTGGCAACGGCACGCGCCTGGACCGCCATTGATCGTGGTGACATCGCCGTGGCGCTCACGCTCACGCAACGCATGGTGTCGGCGTCTCCCACCCCGATGATCCCTGGCCCCCTCGGCCTCGTGCACTGCGCGGCCCTCATCTTCAACGACCGTGCGAGCAGTGCGTTGGTGTTCGTCGATGAACAGCTGACACTCCTTTCCGCACACGGCGCTGCGAACACCGCGCCACGGCTTGCCGCGATCGGAATCGTGGCCGCATCAATCGCCGGCGACCGCGCGTTGCAGACGCGGTTTGCCGACATGATTTCGGAGTACCCGGGCCCGCGGAACCTCGCGCTCGCGATGGCGGCGATGGTCACAAGTGACGAACGTGCCACGGTGAGCGAACCCTCGCAGTACTCCGAAGACGTGTTTGGCCCGCGCTGGCGCGCGCTGTACTGGACGATTTTCGCAGCCATCCACGCGCATCACGGCAACCGCGCCATGGCGATGGAGGGGCTCCGGAACCTGCTGCCGCTGATCGAGAGACATCACCTCGGTGCGTGGTTGCGCCTCATTCCGCAGCCGGCACTCGACACGTTGCACGTCACGGTCGCTGCCAGCGACCTTTCGTTCATCGCTGACCTGCTCCCTGCGCGCGCCACCATCACCGTGGTTCCGTATATCGAATTCACCGCGCGCGAAGAAGAAATCCTGCGCTATATCGGCCAGGGATTCACCAACGCCCAAATTGCCGCCGAGCTCTATATCTCGCCAAACACGGTGAAGTTCCACGTCGCGAAACTGTTGAAGCGCCTCGGCGTCTCTTCTCGAGACGAGGCGGCGACACTCGGCGCTGCGCTGTTGCGGCGACGTGTCGGGCGCATCGGGAAATCCGGCTTCACCACGCCGAAATACTGA
- a CDS encoding LLM class flavin-dependent oxidoreductase encodes MVTLSVLDLVSVRTGQTSAQAVAASMALAALADDLGYERYWFAEHHNMPAVASTSPAVLIAAAASRTQRIRVGSGGVMLPNHAPLIVAEQFATLEAMAPGRIDLGIGRAPGSDPVVTHLLRQSGATSDVDRFPQHIADIAAIMSPEGATMRFTSGGEYAVHATPNAASSPEIWLLGSSDYSATLAAQFGLPYVFANHFSGQGLERALELYRSQFQPSAVLDAPRTFLTTNVVAAPTLDEAEQRALPQMRMFAKLRLNQPLTALETVEAATAALETVTDREREAMALVRSRWMIGTGETVRAELTKFATQHGVDEVMVVPVAGAYGAEDRAASFGREQTLRLIAGASALRV; translated from the coding sequence ATGGTTACCCTCTCTGTTCTCGATCTTGTTTCTGTCCGCACCGGCCAAACATCGGCCCAGGCGGTCGCCGCGTCGATGGCGCTCGCCGCCCTCGCTGATGACCTGGGCTACGAGCGCTACTGGTTCGCTGAGCACCACAACATGCCAGCAGTGGCGTCAACATCACCAGCGGTATTGATCGCGGCCGCAGCCTCACGCACGCAGCGCATTCGCGTGGGTTCTGGCGGTGTCATGCTGCCCAACCATGCGCCACTGATCGTGGCTGAGCAGTTCGCGACCTTGGAGGCGATGGCACCCGGTCGTATCGACCTGGGTATCGGCCGGGCTCCTGGCAGTGACCCGGTTGTAACACATCTGCTTCGCCAGTCTGGCGCGACGAGCGATGTTGACCGCTTCCCCCAGCACATTGCCGACATCGCGGCGATCATGAGCCCAGAGGGCGCGACAATGCGCTTCACGAGCGGCGGCGAGTACGCCGTGCACGCCACCCCCAATGCCGCGAGCTCTCCCGAGATCTGGCTTCTGGGTTCCAGCGACTACTCGGCAACGTTGGCCGCACAGTTCGGTCTCCCCTATGTCTTCGCTAACCACTTCTCTGGGCAGGGTCTCGAGCGTGCGCTCGAGCTGTACCGTTCCCAATTCCAGCCGTCGGCCGTGCTCGACGCTCCGCGCACCTTCCTCACCACAAACGTTGTTGCCGCACCGACTCTGGATGAAGCCGAGCAACGAGCCTTGCCGCAAATGCGCATGTTTGCGAAACTGCGTCTGAACCAGCCATTGACCGCGCTAGAGACTGTCGAAGCCGCCACGGCTGCGCTGGAGACAGTGACCGACCGCGAGCGTGAGGCCATGGCTCTGGTGCGAAGCCGTTGGATGATCGGAACCGGAGAGACGGTGCGTGCGGAACTTACGAAATTTGCCACGCAACACGGCGTCGACGAAGTGATGGTGGTTCCGGTTGCCGGCGCTTACGGCGCAGAAGACCGGGCGGCATCGTTCGGCCGCGAACAAACGCTCCGCCTCATCGCCGGCGCGTCGGCCCTTCGGGTTTGA